One genomic window of Vibrio parahaemolyticus includes the following:
- the argC gene encoding N-acetyl-gamma-glutamyl-phosphate reductase has translation MLKTTIIGASGYTGAELAFMVNKHPQLTLSGLYVSANSVDAGKTIAQLHGKLANVVDMVVNALTDPKQVAQDSDVVFLATAHEVSHDLAPIFLDAGCQVFDLSGAFRVKSDGFYDTFYGFEHQFNNWLDKAAYGLTEWNQEEIKNAPLVAVAGCYPTASQLAIKPLLVDGLLDTQQWPVINATSGVSGAGRKASMTNSFCEVSLQPYGVFNHRHQPEIAQHLGCDVIFTPHLGNFKRGILATVTMKLAQGVTEQQVAQAFEQAYQGKPAVRLKGDGIPRIQDVENTPFCDIGWKVQGEHIIVISAIDNLLKGASSQAMQCLNIHYGYPELTALL, from the coding sequence ATGCTAAAAACCACAATTATCGGAGCCAGCGGTTACACCGGCGCAGAGTTAGCGTTCATGGTTAATAAACACCCACAACTCACGCTATCAGGTTTGTACGTTTCCGCCAACAGTGTCGATGCAGGAAAAACCATTGCACAGTTACACGGTAAATTGGCGAACGTGGTTGATATGGTGGTGAATGCGTTGACCGATCCAAAGCAAGTTGCGCAAGACTCTGATGTGGTTTTTTTAGCTACGGCTCATGAGGTCAGCCATGATCTTGCTCCTATCTTTCTCGACGCTGGATGTCAGGTCTTTGATTTGTCCGGCGCGTTTCGTGTCAAAAGCGATGGCTTTTACGACACCTTTTACGGCTTTGAGCATCAATTCAACAACTGGCTAGATAAAGCGGCGTATGGCTTAACGGAGTGGAACCAAGAAGAGATTAAAAACGCTCCTTTAGTTGCGGTAGCTGGCTGCTACCCAACGGCGTCGCAGTTGGCTATTAAGCCACTACTCGTTGATGGTTTGTTGGACACTCAACAGTGGCCAGTCATTAACGCGACAAGTGGTGTCTCTGGCGCAGGGCGTAAAGCCTCAATGACCAACAGTTTTTGTGAGGTTAGCCTTCAGCCTTACGGTGTATTCAATCATCGTCACCAACCAGAAATTGCCCAGCATTTAGGGTGTGATGTGATTTTTACTCCTCATCTTGGCAACTTTAAACGCGGCATTCTTGCTACTGTCACGATGAAGTTGGCGCAAGGTGTAACGGAGCAACAAGTTGCTCAAGCTTTTGAACAAGCTTATCAAGGTAAGCCAGCCGTACGCCTCAAAGGTGATGGCATTCCACGTATTCAGGATGTTGAAAATACCCCTTTCTGCGATATCGGCTGGAAGGTGCAAGGCGAACACATCATTGTGATTTCAGCCATCGACAACCTACTTAAAGGTGCATCGAGTCAAGCGATGCAGTGTTTAAATATTCATTACGGTTACCCAGAACTGACAGCGTTGCTGTAG